The following proteins are co-located in the Paenibacillus sp. JNUCC32 genome:
- the ptsP gene encoding phosphoenolpyruvate--protein phosphotransferase produces the protein MNNLKGIAASAGIAIARAFTLEHPDYSVTEKQVTDTDAELAKLDAALAQSQAELEAIKARTLQELGEKKAEIFESHLLILNDPELIEPVKAKIASESVNAEYALNETATQFIQMFENMKSAYLQERAADMRDVTKRILKHLLGLNYVSPSEISEEVIVVAEDLTPSDTAQLNRNYVKGFTTNIGGRTSHSAIMARSLEIPAVVGTKNVLSAVKNGDMIIVDGLEGDVIVNPTEAIVEQYRAKQDAYAKQVEEWKKLRSEPTVSKDGIHVELAANIGTPNDVAGVLENGGEAVGLYRTEFLYMGRDKLPSEEIQYVAYKSVLEKMEGKPVVVRTLDIGGDKELPYLDLPKEMNPFLGFRAVRLCLDRQDIFRTQLRALLRASVHGNLRIMFPMIATLGEFREAKALLEEEKAKLISEGISVSEEIQLGIMVEIPSTAVLADQFAKEVDFFSIGTNDLIQYTMAADRMNERVAYLYQPYNPAILRLVKMVIDAAHREGRWVGMCGEMAGDATAIPILLGLGLDEFSMSATSILPARSQIGKLSRSDMQALAAKALEMGTAEEVVALVESIEAAAE, from the coding sequence ATGAATAATTTGAAAGGTATCGCGGCTTCCGCAGGTATTGCGATAGCACGTGCTTTTACGCTGGAGCATCCCGATTATTCCGTCACGGAGAAGCAAGTGACGGACACGGATGCGGAGCTCGCGAAGCTGGATGCGGCGCTGGCCCAGTCACAGGCTGAGCTGGAAGCGATCAAAGCCCGCACGCTTCAGGAACTCGGGGAGAAGAAGGCTGAGATTTTCGAATCTCACCTTCTCATCCTGAATGATCCCGAATTGATTGAACCGGTCAAGGCGAAAATCGCTTCCGAATCGGTTAACGCGGAATATGCGCTGAACGAAACGGCAACCCAGTTCATTCAAATGTTCGAGAACATGAAGAGCGCCTACTTGCAGGAGCGAGCAGCGGATATGCGCGACGTCACCAAACGCATCCTGAAGCATCTGCTCGGCTTGAATTATGTCAGCCCTTCGGAGATCAGCGAAGAAGTGATCGTGGTTGCAGAGGATTTGACTCCGTCGGATACGGCGCAGTTGAACCGGAACTACGTTAAGGGCTTCACGACGAATATCGGCGGACGTACCTCGCACTCCGCCATCATGGCCCGTTCCCTTGAAATTCCGGCTGTCGTCGGGACGAAGAACGTGCTCTCTGCGGTCAAAAACGGGGATATGATCATCGTTGACGGATTGGAAGGGGATGTCATCGTTAATCCTACGGAAGCCATCGTAGAACAATACCGTGCGAAGCAAGACGCCTATGCCAAGCAGGTGGAGGAGTGGAAGAAGCTGCGCTCCGAACCGACGGTTTCCAAGGACGGAATCCATGTGGAGCTGGCTGCCAACATCGGGACGCCGAATGATGTGGCCGGCGTGCTGGAGAACGGCGGAGAAGCCGTAGGATTGTACCGTACGGAATTCCTGTACATGGGCAGAGACAAACTTCCTTCCGAAGAGATCCAGTATGTCGCTTACAAATCGGTTCTGGAGAAAATGGAAGGCAAGCCGGTTGTTGTTCGCACGCTTGATATCGGCGGGGATAAGGAGCTGCCGTATCTGGATCTTCCCAAGGAAATGAATCCGTTCCTCGGATTCCGTGCCGTCAGATTGTGCCTGGACCGCCAGGATATTTTCAGAACACAGCTTCGGGCGCTGCTGCGTGCAAGCGTCCACGGCAACCTGCGTATCATGTTTCCCATGATAGCGACACTGGGCGAGTTCCGCGAAGCCAAAGCGCTTCTGGAGGAAGAGAAGGCTAAGCTTATAAGCGAAGGCATTTCGGTTTCCGAAGAAATCCAGCTGGGCATCATGGTGGAGATTCCATCTACCGCCGTGCTTGCCGATCAATTTGCCAAAGAGGTGGATTTCTTCAGCATCGGAACCAATGACCTGATTCAATACACGATGGCCGCCGACCGCATGAATGAACGGGTGGCGTATCTGTACCAGCCATACAATCCGGCGATTCTGCGACTGGTTAAAATGGTCATCGATGCCGCCCATCGCGAAGGCCGCTGGGTAGGCATGTGCGGCGAAATGGCCGGCGACGCGACTGCTATTCCGATTCTGCTCGGTCTGGGGCTGGATGAGTTCAGCATGAGCGCGACCTCCATTCTGCCGGCTCGCAGCCAGATCGGGAAGCTGTCCCGCAGCGATATGCAGGCACTTGCAGCCAAAGCGCTTGAAATGGGTACCGCAGAGGAAGTAGTGGCTCTGGTGGAATCCATTGAGGCTGCAGCCGAGTAA
- a CDS encoding HPr family phosphocarrier protein — MQQTFRIIDEDGIHARPATALVNTANKFQDTNSFAEANGKKVTLKSILGVLSLGLEQGDTLTLITEGGNESEALTALQEVMVNEGLGELHE; from the coding sequence ATGCAACAAACATTCAGAATTATTGACGAAGATGGAATTCACGCACGCCCGGCAACCGCATTGGTGAATACGGCTAACAAATTCCAGGATACCAACTCTTTTGCCGAAGCTAACGGCAAAAAAGTAACGCTGAAGTCGATTCTCGGCGTTCTGTCCCTCGGATTGGAGCAAGGCGACACATTGACACTGATCACGGAAGGCGGCAATGAAAGCGAGGCGCTGACAGCATTGCAAGAAGTGATGGTGAACGAAGGGCTAGGCGAGCTTCATGAATAA
- the ptsG gene encoding glucose-specific PTS transporter subunit IIBC has product MFKRLFGVLQRVGKALMLPVAILPAAGLLLGLGNMLVNPDFLQYAPWLDAAWVQAAATVMMNAGQIVFTNLSLLFAVGVAVGLAGGEGVAGLAAIIGYLVMNVTMGSVIGVTPAMVGTNYEYASVLGIPTLATGVFGGIIVGILAASMYRRFFKIELPSYLGFFAGKRFVPIMTAATSVLLGLLMVFIWPPIQSALNTASHFMLEQNLTLSAFVFGVVERGLIPFGLHHIFYSPFWFEFGEYLNQAGQLVRGDQNIFMAQLRDGVEFTAGTFMTGKYPFMMFGLPAAALAIYHEARPENKKFVAGIMGSAALTSFLTGITEPLEFSFLFVAPILFAVHALFAGLSFMTMHILGTKIGMTFSGGLIDYMIFGVIPNRTPWWNVLIVGAIMAVIYYFGFRFVIRKFNLRTPGREEASTTEPESGSGAAVAGSKNDLPSNILTALGGQPNIAHLDACITRLRVEVKDKGHVDKARLKQLGASGVLEVGNNIQAIFGTRSDTIKSQIQDIMSGITPTTAPQAEALETMPTAQEEQQAGRDGETLVKEEIVSPADGELMDISHVPDPVFAERMTGDGFAIVPHNGTIVSPVNGTVFNVFPSKHAVGIMSDGGKEVLVHIGVNTVKLKGQGFEVLVQEGDLVSTGQPIMQVDLDYVKENAKSIISPIIFSNLPEGASVKLNKTGEVKSGEEGIITLLKP; this is encoded by the coding sequence ATGTTTAAGCGGCTTTTTGGCGTACTGCAAAGGGTCGGTAAAGCTCTGATGCTGCCAGTGGCCATATTGCCGGCGGCCGGACTATTGCTCGGTCTTGGAAATATGCTGGTCAACCCCGATTTCCTGCAATACGCACCTTGGCTGGATGCGGCCTGGGTTCAAGCGGCTGCCACGGTCATGATGAATGCGGGACAAATCGTATTCACGAACCTATCCTTGCTGTTTGCAGTGGGGGTTGCGGTCGGTTTAGCCGGAGGTGAGGGCGTTGCGGGACTGGCCGCGATCATCGGTTACCTTGTCATGAACGTCACCATGGGCAGCGTGATCGGCGTGACGCCGGCCATGGTCGGCACGAATTACGAATATGCCAGCGTGCTTGGCATTCCGACGTTGGCTACCGGGGTATTCGGCGGAATCATCGTCGGTATATTGGCAGCCAGCATGTACCGACGGTTTTTCAAAATCGAGCTTCCGTCCTATCTGGGCTTTTTTGCAGGAAAACGTTTTGTTCCGATTATGACGGCCGCAACGTCCGTTTTGCTTGGTCTGTTGATGGTGTTTATATGGCCGCCTATCCAGTCGGCGCTTAACACGGCGTCGCATTTCATGCTGGAACAAAACCTGACGCTGTCCGCTTTTGTGTTCGGCGTCGTGGAACGCGGATTGATTCCGTTCGGACTGCACCACATTTTCTATTCCCCGTTCTGGTTTGAATTCGGGGAATACCTGAACCAGGCAGGACAATTGGTTCGAGGGGACCAGAACATATTCATGGCCCAGCTTCGGGACGGCGTCGAGTTTACGGCAGGCACATTCATGACGGGTAAGTATCCGTTCATGATGTTCGGTCTCCCTGCGGCAGCGCTTGCCATCTATCATGAGGCAAGACCGGAGAACAAAAAGTTCGTGGCCGGCATCATGGGGTCTGCGGCGCTGACTTCCTTCTTGACCGGGATCACGGAACCGCTTGAGTTCTCGTTCCTGTTCGTCGCACCGATCCTGTTCGCCGTGCATGCGCTGTTTGCCGGCCTGTCCTTCATGACCATGCATATTTTGGGCACCAAAATCGGCATGACCTTCTCCGGCGGCCTGATCGACTACATGATCTTCGGTGTCATTCCGAACCGGACGCCATGGTGGAATGTTCTCATCGTGGGTGCTATTATGGCTGTAATCTATTACTTCGGCTTCCGGTTTGTCATTCGGAAATTCAATCTGAGGACGCCGGGGCGCGAGGAAGCTTCGACGACAGAGCCGGAATCAGGCTCTGGAGCAGCGGTCGCTGGCAGTAAAAATGATCTGCCGTCTAATATCCTGACTGCACTGGGCGGCCAGCCTAACATCGCGCATCTGGATGCATGCATCACTCGTCTTCGCGTAGAGGTAAAAGACAAGGGACATGTCGATAAGGCAAGGCTGAAGCAGCTGGGTGCGTCAGGCGTGCTGGAGGTGGGGAATAATATCCAGGCGATATTCGGAACCCGTTCCGATACGATCAAATCGCAGATTCAAGACATCATGTCGGGAATCACGCCGACCACTGCGCCTCAAGCAGAGGCCTTGGAGACGATGCCGACGGCTCAAGAGGAACAGCAGGCCGGACGGGACGGGGAAACGCTCGTTAAGGAGGAAATCGTATCCCCGGCCGATGGAGAGCTTATGGATATTTCCCATGTGCCTGACCCCGTGTTTGCCGAACGGATGACAGGGGACGGATTTGCGATCGTGCCTCATAACGGAACGATTGTGTCTCCCGTTAACGGCACCGTGTTCAATGTGTTCCCCAGCAAGCATGCCGTCGGCATTATGTCGGATGGCGGCAAGGAAGTGCTTGTTCATATCGGCGTCAATACCGTTAAGCTGAAAGGGCAAGGATTTGAAGTCCTGGTGCAAGAGGGGGACCTGGTCTCCACCGGTCAACCGATCATGCAAGTGGATCTGGATTATGTGAAGGAGAATGCCAAATCGATCATTTCTCCTATTATCTTCTCGAATCTGCCGGAGGGAGCTTCCGTGAAGCTGAACAAGACCGGTGAAGTAAAAAGCGGCGAGGAAGGGATCATTACCCTATTGAAACCTTAA
- the glcT gene encoding glucose PTS transporter transcription antiterminator GlcT: MSSLQVAKVLNNNVIIAKHPQHGEVVVIGKGIGFNRKNKDRIPAAAAEKMFILTKPEEQEQYKQLVPHIDEKLIEAMNDIILNAAKSSDAPLNEHIHIALTDHIAFAIKRHAQGLYIHNPFLYETKEMYPEEYEMAEYAVRTIREKLGVDLGQEEIGFIALHFHGALTNQHISEVRKHSELIADLVHTVEQQLEYAIPKDTLDYSRLLTHLRFALERVRRGEAVNETSSLDGLLKREYPETYSLAWKLTKMMEQRLKKPVYPAEAGYLTIHLERLVQRKEQGGQM, from the coding sequence GTGAGCAGCTTACAAGTGGCTAAAGTGTTGAACAATAATGTAATCATAGCGAAGCATCCTCAACATGGCGAGGTTGTTGTTATCGGCAAGGGCATCGGCTTTAACCGGAAGAATAAAGACCGTATCCCTGCCGCCGCTGCCGAGAAGATGTTCATTTTGACCAAACCGGAGGAGCAGGAGCAGTATAAGCAGCTGGTGCCTCATATCGACGAGAAGCTGATTGAGGCGATGAATGATATTATTCTGAATGCCGCCAAGTCCAGCGATGCTCCTCTGAATGAGCATATCCACATTGCCTTGACGGATCATATCGCATTTGCCATTAAACGCCATGCCCAAGGTCTTTATATCCACAATCCTTTTTTATACGAAACCAAAGAGATGTACCCTGAAGAGTACGAGATGGCCGAATATGCCGTCCGTACCATTCGGGAGAAGCTCGGGGTTGACTTGGGCCAAGAAGAAATCGGATTCATTGCCCTTCATTTTCACGGTGCCCTTACGAACCAGCATATCTCCGAGGTCCGCAAGCATTCGGAGCTGATCGCGGACTTGGTACATACCGTCGAGCAGCAGCTGGAGTACGCCATCCCGAAGGATACGCTGGATTATTCCCGATTGCTGACGCACCTCCGGTTTGCCTTGGAACGGGTTCGGCGGGGAGAAGCGGTGAACGAGACGAGTTCGCTTGACGGCCTTTTGAAGCGTGAATATCCCGAGACCTATTCCCTGGCATGGAAGCTGACCAAAATGATGGAGCAGCGGCTGAAGAAACCCGTCTATCCCGCTGAGGCCGGTTATTTGACCATACATCTGGAACGGTTGGTCCAGCGTAAAGAGCAGGGCGGGCAAATGTGA